A section of the Nitrospirota bacterium genome encodes:
- a CDS encoding cbb3-type cytochrome c oxidase subunit II has protein sequence MAGDIYKKPVLFAVVSAVVILIGTVVTMFIPMLTAEMHPKLANLKPYTALQLAGKDIYQREGCNNCHTQTVRPLKTEVMRYGEYSKAGEFAYDRPFLWGSKRTGPDLARIGGKYPDKWHEVHFENPQAIFAQSNMPAYGWLKKNGLDPDDIAAHMRANDFPYSADEIAQLKDRNELEALIAYMQVIGIAVKKAPEPAPARSDLQNPFAGKADAIALGSKLFKDNCSACHGDDGKGGIGPSLADRKFLSGPGDGSDGDYFNVIQNGTQAGMPPFSSTLDKNKTWSLVAYIRSLQQKK, from the coding sequence ATGGCAGGTGATATTTACAAAAAACCGGTACTCTTCGCCGTCGTCTCGGCCGTCGTCATCCTGATCGGGACCGTGGTGACCATGTTCATCCCGATGCTGACCGCGGAGATGCATCCGAAGCTGGCGAACCTCAAGCCCTATACGGCTCTCCAACTCGCGGGCAAGGACATCTACCAGCGAGAAGGCTGCAATAACTGCCACACCCAGACCGTGCGGCCTCTCAAGACCGAGGTCATGCGCTACGGCGAGTACTCCAAGGCCGGCGAGTTCGCCTACGACCGCCCCTTCCTGTGGGGCTCGAAGCGGACCGGCCCCGACCTTGCGCGCATCGGCGGGAAATACCCCGACAAGTGGCACGAGGTCCACTTCGAGAACCCCCAGGCCATCTTCGCCCAGTCGAATATGCCGGCCTACGGCTGGCTGAAGAAGAACGGGCTCGATCCCGACGACATCGCGGCTCACATGCGCGCGAATGACTTTCCCTATAGCGCCGACGAGATCGCGCAGCTGAAGGACAGGAACGAGCTGGAAGCGCTGATCGCCTACATGCAGGTGATCGGCATTGCCGTCAAGAAAGCTCCGGAGCCGGCACCCGCACGGTCCGATCTGCAGAACCCCTTTGCCGGCAAAGCCGACGCCATCGCCCTGGGATCGAAGTTGTTCAAGGACAATTGTTCGGCCTGTCACGGCGATGACGGCAAGGGAGGCATCGGACCCAGTCTCGCGGACCGCAAGTTCCTCTCCGGCCCGGGCGACGGGTCCGACGGCGACTATTTCAACGTTATCCAGAACGGCACCCAGGCAGGCATGCCGCCATTTTCAAGCACGCTGGATAAGAACAAGACCTGGTCCCTCGTTGCCTATATCCGGTCCCTGCAGCAAAAAAAATAA
- a CDS encoding FixH family protein: MRTLIIVIGILVVAATAATIFIGTRNFEGLVVDRPYETGIDWDRIQERKAKLGWSATLSRTSYPLGRNDLIVNIAGRNCSPMSDTILSITVSRPSTNRYDRTYQALRQIDGSYLASIELPLPGRWDVIIHVTSGQEQADFKTSLAAERSGP; this comes from the coding sequence ATGCGCACCCTGATCATCGTGATCGGCATCCTTGTTGTCGCGGCGACGGCCGCTACGATATTTATCGGCACGAGAAACTTCGAGGGCCTTGTCGTTGATAGACCCTACGAGACAGGTATCGACTGGGACAGGATCCAGGAGCGGAAAGCGAAGCTCGGCTGGTCCGCGACCTTAAGCAGAACTTCGTACCCGCTCGGCAGGAACGACCTGATCGTGAATATTGCCGGCAGGAACTGCTCACCAATGTCCGACACCATCCTTTCCATAACAGTCAGCAGGCCTTCAACGAATCGCTATGACAGGACCTATCAGGCCCTGAGGCAGATCGACGGCAGTTATCTCGCCTCGATCGAGCTTCCGCTCCCGGGGCGCTGGGATGTGATCATCCATGTCACGTCGGGGCAAGAACAGGCTGATTTTAAAACGTCCCTTGCCGCAGAAAGAAGCGGACCATGA
- a CDS encoding cbb3-type cytochrome c oxidase N-terminal domain-containing protein — MADDFDDLSRFEAKNTSHTLPLGWQILFWGLILFGIYYAIAYTPSLGGWSQERAFTESVK, encoded by the coding sequence ATGGCTGACGATTTCGATGATCTAAGCAGGTTCGAAGCAAAGAATACGTCACATACACTTCCCCTGGGCTGGCAGATTCTTTTCTGGGGATTGATACTCTTCGGCATCTATTACGCGATCGCGTATACGCCATCCCTGGGCGGCTGGTCCCAGGAACGGGCATTCACGGAATCCGTGAAGTAG
- a CDS encoding cbb3-type cytochrome c oxidase subunit I has translation MNDYQYDNQTVKGFIVSSIFWGVVGIVIGLWISVQMWMPSWNIAPYFTFGRLRVVHTNGLAFGLGIGAIFGISYYILMRLCKRPLLFPKLARFHLYLFNAAIALAALSLFLGMNQSLEYAELEWPLDIGVVILWVIFAVNVFGTIITRKEEQMYISLWFIIATVVAVAVLYIVNNLSIPAGWNKSYHLFAGVNSANVEWWYGHNAVGFIFTTPILAMFYYFLPKSTGLPIFSHRLSIIAFWSLVFAYLWTGAHHLVYTPLPDWIQTLGIAFTIFLIAPSWGSVINGYYTVGADWSKMQSNYLTKFFILGITFYGLQTVQGPTQGLRVVSQLIHYTDWVPGHVHMGTMGWVTMTAAASMYYIIPKIYNTTIYSEKIANVHFWLVLIGQLIFSITMWITGIMQGALWKATNAEGNLQYTFVDVLAKNYPFWQMRTAGGVIFTVGMLFFIYNIFMTMRSGSLERSDVKPASAGAKA, from the coding sequence ATGAATGATTATCAATATGATAATCAAACTGTGAAAGGCTTTATCGTATCCTCGATCTTTTGGGGGGTCGTGGGCATCGTAATCGGTCTCTGGATTTCCGTCCAGATGTGGATGCCGTCGTGGAACATCGCCCCTTACTTCACCTTCGGCCGGCTGCGGGTCGTCCATACCAACGGCCTCGCCTTCGGCCTCGGTATCGGCGCCATCTTCGGCATCAGCTACTATATCCTGATGCGGCTCTGCAAGAGGCCGCTCCTCTTCCCGAAGCTCGCCCGGTTCCACCTGTACCTGTTCAATGCGGCGATCGCGCTCGCCGCCCTGAGCCTGTTCCTCGGCATGAACCAGTCCCTGGAATACGCCGAGCTCGAATGGCCCCTCGACATCGGGGTCGTGATCCTCTGGGTCATCTTCGCCGTGAACGTCTTCGGCACGATCATCACGCGAAAAGAGGAGCAGATGTACATTTCCCTCTGGTTCATCATCGCCACGGTCGTCGCCGTGGCGGTCCTGTACATCGTGAACAACCTGTCGATCCCGGCGGGATGGAACAAATCCTATCATCTCTTCGCGGGCGTCAACAGCGCCAACGTGGAATGGTGGTACGGGCACAACGCCGTCGGGTTCATCTTCACCACGCCGATTCTGGCCATGTTCTATTACTTCCTTCCGAAGTCCACGGGCCTGCCCATCTTCAGCCACCGGCTTTCGATCATCGCCTTCTGGTCGCTCGTGTTCGCCTATCTCTGGACCGGCGCTCATCACCTGGTCTATACGCCGCTCCCCGACTGGATCCAGACCCTCGGCATCGCATTCACCATATTCCTGATCGCGCCTTCCTGGGGTTCGGTGATCAACGGATACTACACGGTTGGAGCGGACTGGTCCAAGATGCAGTCCAACTATCTCACCAAGTTCTTCATCCTGGGCATCACCTTCTACGGACTCCAGACGGTCCAGGGTCCGACCCAGGGCCTTCGCGTCGTGAGCCAGCTGATCCATTACACGGACTGGGTGCCGGGTCACGTGCACATGGGCACCATGGGATGGGTCACGATGACTGCCGCCGCTTCCATGTATTACATCATCCCGAAGATCTACAACACCACGATCTACAGCGAGAAGATCGCGAATGTCCATTTCTGGCTGGTGCTGATCGGCCAGCTCATCTTCTCGATCACCATGTGGATCACCGGGATCATGCAGGGCGCTCTCTGGAAGGCCACGAACGCCGAGGGCAATCTCCAGTATACCTTCGTGGATGTCCTTGCGAAGAACTATCCCTTCTGGCAGATGCGGACCGCCGGCGGCGTGATCTTCACGGTCGGCATGCTCTTCTTCATCTATAACATCTTCATGACGATGCGAAGCGGCAGCCTCGAGCGGAGCGACGTCAAGCCGGCATCAGCCGGCGCAAAGGCATAG
- a CDS encoding sulfite exporter TauE/SafE family protein: MEPAYVLALSTGLLGGFGHCIGMCGPLVASYALAGRPESAQTFSRTLAPHLFYNAGRIATYAAIGAAMGLSGSFLNVAGSLAGVQNCVALLAGVFMIIMGLGTSGIWGNSRWIERHNLPVLRAAHGLQASASPYRFLGLGLLLGLLPCGLSYTIFIAAAGSGNILSGMMTALLFGLGTLPAMLAAGWVLSSLGARLRGAVYRASGVLVIAMGVYFLYKGIRLYARL, translated from the coding sequence ATGGAACCGGCATACGTTCTGGCGCTGTCAACAGGTCTTCTCGGCGGCTTTGGACACTGCATCGGCATGTGCGGACCGCTGGTTGCATCCTATGCCCTCGCGGGCAGGCCGGAAAGCGCGCAAACATTCTCCCGCACCCTCGCTCCCCACCTTTTCTATAACGCGGGCCGCATTGCAACCTATGCGGCCATCGGTGCAGCCATGGGCCTCTCGGGCTCCTTTCTGAACGTGGCGGGATCGCTTGCCGGTGTCCAGAACTGCGTTGCCCTGCTCGCGGGTGTTTTCATGATCATCATGGGGCTCGGCACCAGCGGCATCTGGGGAAACTCGCGATGGATCGAGAGACACAACCTCCCGGTCCTCCGCGCAGCCCACGGTCTCCAGGCCTCCGCCTCTCCGTACCGGTTCCTTGGGCTCGGCCTTTTGCTCGGCCTGCTTCCCTGCGGCCTGTCCTATACGATCTTCATCGCCGCGGCCGGGAGCGGAAACATCCTTTCCGGGATGATGACGGCACTGCTGTTCGGACTGGGCACACTCCCCGCCATGCTCGCCGCAGGCTGGGTCCTGTCATCGCTCGGCGCCCGCTTGCGGGGTGCTGTGTACCGTGCCAGCGGAGTGCTCGTCATTGCCATGGGGGTTTATTTCCTCTATAAGGGGATACGACTCTATGCCCGTCTGTGA
- a CDS encoding CcoQ/FixQ family Cbb3-type cytochrome c oxidase assembly chaperone, which translates to MEKQAWAYVIFGIVLVVLFVVIIVHYYSGKRKNKVEEAKYKMLDDDEDDEDGAGRS; encoded by the coding sequence GTGGAAAAGCAAGCCTGGGCATACGTTATTTTTGGCATCGTCCTCGTTGTTCTGTTCGTGGTCATCATCGTCCACTACTATTCAGGTAAACGGAAGAACAAGGTGGAAGAGGCAAAATATAAAATGCTCGACGACGATGAAGATGATGAGGATGGCGCCGGACGATCATGA
- a CDS encoding 4Fe-4S dicluster domain-containing protein — translation MTRKYHRLRRITGAILLLALIGIPFVRVHEQSAFRFDIPTLRLLFFGAEIGMADFFIVLIALIFLTFFILFTTTLFGRIWCGWLCPQTVLVDVTDTAAGKRGPGARTAAAALALAVSGVVAASLIFYFVSPYDLPGMLTIGGTASHIITGSWIALTVLLFLDLTLLRRTFCATVCPYAKLQSVLFDDRTLIVAFDPNRSDECRECKACVRDCPVGIDIREGSQIECIHCAECVDACIGRMAIRGRRSLISYMFGVPGLRRTGLRINLLITGVISLVSLVFLVSLAVSRMPFDMNVRLNFAAGQQKQADGSVTNVYELSFRNLAGRDQFLALSVTAPGISAAITPSMVSLKKSSDVLRVPIVARVKGVPESVQNVVLAITATSSRDNRSMTRSVTFLMPQNPNPDKPAQNRKLKASLAEHAEDAEFKPKPESLSWRTIF, via the coding sequence ATGACCCGGAAATACCACAGGCTAAGACGGATCACAGGCGCTATTCTGCTCCTGGCCCTCATCGGCATCCCCTTCGTTCGCGTTCATGAACAGAGCGCTTTCCGCTTCGATATCCCTACGCTCCGGCTCCTGTTTTTCGGAGCCGAGATCGGCATGGCGGACTTCTTCATCGTCCTGATCGCGCTGATCTTCCTGACCTTCTTCATTCTTTTCACGACCACCCTGTTCGGCCGCATATGGTGCGGATGGCTCTGCCCTCAGACCGTGCTGGTTGACGTGACGGATACGGCGGCCGGCAAACGCGGCCCCGGAGCGCGTACGGCAGCAGCGGCCCTCGCGCTCGCGGTGAGCGGAGTCGTTGCGGCCAGCCTTATCTTTTACTTCGTATCGCCCTACGACCTTCCCGGGATGCTGACGATTGGCGGTACTGCGTCGCATATCATCACCGGATCCTGGATCGCCCTGACTGTGCTCCTCTTTCTCGACCTGACCCTGCTCAGGCGTACGTTTTGCGCGACCGTCTGTCCCTACGCAAAGCTCCAGAGTGTCCTGTTCGACGACCGGACGCTCATCGTCGCGTTCGATCCCAACCGCTCCGACGAGTGCAGGGAGTGCAAGGCCTGCGTCAGGGACTGCCCGGTCGGGATCGACATCCGGGAGGGCTCCCAGATCGAATGCATCCACTGCGCCGAATGCGTGGACGCCTGTATTGGTCGGATGGCGATCCGGGGCCGGAGATCGCTGATCTCTTACATGTTCGGCGTTCCCGGGTTGCGCCGGACGGGGCTCAGGATAAATCTGCTGATCACCGGGGTCATCAGCCTCGTTTCGCTTGTCTTTCTGGTATCGCTTGCAGTGTCCAGAATGCCCTTTGATATGAACGTCCGTCTGAACTTTGCCGCGGGCCAGCAGAAACAGGCCGATGGCAGCGTCACCAACGTCTACGAGCTGTCCTTCAGGAACCTCGCGGGAAGGGACCAGTTCCTGGCGTTGAGTGTCACCGCCCCCGGAATATCGGCAGCCATCACCCCGTCGATGGTGAGCCTGAAGAAGAGCTCTGACGTGCTCCGGGTGCCAATTGTCGCCAGGGTTAAAGGCGTCCCTGAAAGCGTCCAGAACGTGGTGCTTGCGATCACGGCCACCTCTTCCCGTGACAACAGGAGCATGACGAGGAGCGTGACCTTCCTGATGCCGCAAAACCCTAACCCGGACAAGCCGGCTCAAAACCGGAAGTTAAAGGCGTCTCTCGCGGAGCACGCGGAGGACGCAGAGTTTAAACCAAAGCCCGAAAGTCTTTCATGGCGAACTATTTTTTGA
- a CDS encoding Rrf2 family transcriptional regulator, which translates to MLVTRETDYAVRTVLYLARNKDRRVSVTEIAHAMHIPKSFLAKLLQRLVRHHLLISMRGVNGGFQLAAKPSEITLLDILEAMQGPAGINVCAIDSRRCSLSSTCAVHPVWVNIRKEVEKRLNRTSIAKLIGK; encoded by the coding sequence ATGCTCGTGACCCGGGAAACCGACTACGCCGTCCGTACCGTTCTGTACCTCGCGAGGAACAAGGACCGCAGGGTGAGCGTGACCGAGATCGCCCATGCCATGCACATCCCGAAATCCTTTCTCGCCAAGCTCCTCCAGAGACTGGTCAGGCACCATCTGCTGATCTCCATGCGCGGCGTGAACGGCGGCTTTCAGCTTGCTGCAAAACCATCTGAAATCACCCTTCTGGACATCCTGGAGGCCATGCAGGGTCCGGCGGGGATCAATGTCTGCGCGATCGACAGCAGGCGATGCAGCCTGAGTTCCACCTGTGCCGTCCATCCCGTATGGGTCAATATCCGAAAGGAGGTTGAAAAGAGGCTCAACAGGACCTCGATCGCCAAACTGATCGGCAAATGA